The segment ACGACGGCACCTTCAAGACGCGCGCGTCCTCCCACACGATGACGCGGGCCTCGACGCGGAAATTGTCGCCGAGCGAGCGGCGCTGTTCGAGCGGGGTCGTGATGTCGACGACGACGTTCACGCGCTGCTCCTCGACGCCGAGCGCGGAGATCTTGGTGAAGGCGGCGGGTTCGACGAGGCGGACCCGGCCGGCGAGCGGCGTCGCGCCGCCCCACTGATCGAGGAGCACGGTCGCGCCCGACGGGATCGCGGCGCCGTCGCGCGAGAGCATTTCGACGACGACTTCGAGGTCCGCGGGATCGCCGATTTCGACGAGCGGCATGCCGGTGGTGACGGCGCGCTCGCTTTCCTGGAAAACATGGAGCACGCGACCGCTGACGGGCGAGCGGACCTCGATGGGCGAGTGGGCGGTGCGCGCGGATGCGGGCGTGCCGGCGTTGGCAGAGAGTTCGGCGTCGGCTTGGGCGAGCGCGCCGGCGGCGGAGGCGACCTCGCGGGCCGCGGCGGTCTCGCGCATCTGCGCGCTTTCGAGGTCCTGCGGCGAGACGGTTTTGGCGGAGAACATCTGTTCGATGCGGCGCAGCTCGCTCTTGGCGAGTTCGTGCGCGGTGCGGCTTTTTTCCAACATGCTGCGCGCGGCGTCGCGGCGAGCTTCGGCGAGCGCGCGGTTGCGGGCGTCGAGCGGCGAGGCGGACAGGGGATCGATCGTGGCGACGACGGTGACGTTGGCCTCGATCTCGGCACCGGGCTTGAACGGGATGCGGCGCAGCTGGCCGGTGACCGGAGCGGCGACGACATAGCGCTGCTTGATGCGCGTCTTGCCTTCTTCGCTGACGGTGGCGCGCAGCGGGCCGAAGGCGGCGCGCGCGGTCTCGACGGGCGCGGGCTTGGGGCGCAGGCCGAGTGCGATCAGGGCGAGCACTGCTACGCCGATGACGTAGGGCAGCCAGCGGCGCGCGGGGCGTTTGGCGGGAGCGGGAGAGGGTGAAGTCGGAGAGTTCATGAGGAAATGAAAAATCTGAATCGTTCTCGTTCTCTTACTCGTTCTCGTTCTCTCGGCCAAACAAAGGAGCGCAGCGGCGCAAACCAAGAGAACGAGAACGATTACGAGAATGAGAACGAGGGAAAGGCATGAGGCATATGGTCGATCACTCGGGGGCTTTCAGTGCGCCGATCAAGTCGAGTTGCTTGAGTTTACGGAGGACGACGAAGGCGGAAAACGTGGAGGCGGCGAGCACGACCACGATCG is part of the Opitutia bacterium genome and harbors:
- a CDS encoding HlyD family efflux transporter periplasmic adaptor subunit, which produces MNSPTSPSPAPAKRPARRWLPYVIGVAVLALIALGLRPKPAPVETARAAFGPLRATVSEEGKTRIKQRYVVAAPVTGQLRRIPFKPGAEIEANVTVVATIDPLSASPLDARNRALAEARRDAARSMLEKSRTAHELAKSELRRIEQMFSAKTVSPQDLESAQMRETAAAREVASAAGALAQADAELSANAGTPASARTAHSPIEVRSPVSGRVLHVFQESERAVTTGMPLVEIGDPADLEVVVEMLSRDGAAIPSGATVLLDQWGGATPLAGRVRLVEPAAFTKISALGVEEQRVNVVVDITTPLEQRRSLGDNFRVEARVIVWEDARVLKVPSSGLFRRGSDWAAFVLRDGRAQLVPVKAGRSSGAETQVVDGLKEGDEVILYPGDRIAEGQRVVPMQVAAK